A window of the Anthonomus grandis grandis chromosome 9, icAntGran1.3, whole genome shotgun sequence genome harbors these coding sequences:
- the LOC126740811 gene encoding protein tramtrack, beta isoform-like isoform X4 has protein sequence MALNLSCDRTKLADRGFFYKLPRPMSHQPPHYPFQRHPQFSQPIPAATAPSNMATQRFCLRWNNHQSNLLSVFDQLLHEQSFVDVTLAVDGQLLKAHKMVLSACSPYFQNLFINHPDRHPIVILKDVSYSDMKSLLDFMYRGEVSVDQDRLTHFLRVAESLRIKGLTEVNEEKCDNIANSLSQQQNHRDSVPNLQRIQQNKRLASQNAAPSMAGAFNMLGSYLMQPKRKRGSRPRRLSGTSNPDESEQQQQQQQQQQQQRDSLVRGSPEMLEVKMGMDNFAGNQSDGSTSKEEEEPGSTESKVKEEGESESENGGAGTSRVPGDGGGERRSSEEGNMQIDINQHQNNNVQCINFNSSFRLEYSVPHVSSTSKSADAQDITLEGLLDKTDDFFVVLDDPNYGPNNVNYSKKISDPDKSARDFCIREKDNLYRCKVCDRVYTHISNFCRHYVTSHKMHVKMYTCPVCQKEFTRKDNMVAHLKIIHKQNIC, from the exons ggTTCTTCTATAAACTCCCTCGCCCTATGTCACACCAACCGCCGCACTACCCCTTCCAACGGCACCCGCAGTTCTCCCAGCCAATCCCAGCAGCCACGGCGCCATCCAATATGGCGACCCAACGTTTCTGCCTCAGATGGAACAATCATCAGAGCAATTTACTGTCGGTATTCGATCAATTGTTGCACGAACAGAGTTTCGTAGATGTCACGCTGGCCGTCGACGGGCAACTGTTAAAAGCTCACAAAATGGTGTTGAGCGCTTGCAGCCCTTATTTCCAGAATCTCTTCATCAACCATCCGGATCGACATCCCATCGTGATTTTGAAGGATGTATCGTATAGCGATATGAAGAGTTTATTGGATTTTATGTATAGGGGTGAAGTTAGCGTTGATCAGGATCGGTTGACGCATTTTTTGCGGGTCGCTGAGAGTTTGAGGATTAAAGGTTTGACTGAG GTAAATGAAGAGAAATGCGATAACATAGCAAACTCCTTAAGCCAACAACAAAACCACCGGGATTCCGTACCAAATTTACAGAGGATCCAACAGAACAAAAGATTGGCCTCACAGAACGCTGCGCCCTCAATGGCGGGCGCGTTCAACATGCTGGGGAGCTACCTGATGCAACCGAAGAGAAAGAGAGGTA GTCGTCCGAGACGTCTTTCGGGTACGTCGAACCCGGACGAGTCggagcagcagcagcagcaacaacagcagcagcagcagcagcgtGACTCCTTGGTCCGAGGTAGTCCGGAAATGCTCGAAGTGAAGATGGGTATGGACAACTTCGCGGGTAATCAATCAGATGGCAGTACCAGCAAAGAGGAAGAAGAACCCGGATCCACGGAGAGTAAGGTTAAAGAGGAGGGTGAGAGCGAGAGCGAAAACGGTGGTGCGGGCACGTCGAGGGTACCGGGGGACGGTGGAGGAGAGCGGAGGAGTTCGGAGGAGGGCAATATGCAAATTG atatcaACCAACATCAAAACAACAACGTGCAATGTATAAACTTCAACTCATCTTTCCGGCTCGAATATAGCGTGCCGCACGTCAGTTCCACCTCGAAATCGGCTGACGCACAGGACATCACGCTTGAAGGGTTGCTGGATAAAACCGATGATTTTTTCGTTGTTTTGGACGATCCTAATTACGGACCAAATAATGTAAactactcaaaaaaaatatccgaTCCGGATAAGTCTGCTCGGGACTTTTGTATAAGAGAGAAAGATAATTTGTATCGTTGTAAGGTGTGCGATAGAGTCTATACGCATATAAGTAACTTTTGTCGACATTATGTCACGTCACATAAGATGCACGTGAAAATGTATACGTGCCCGGTATGCCAAAAGGAGTTCACTAGGAAGGATAATATGGTGGcccatttaaaaattatacataagcaaaatatttgttGA
- the LOC126740811 gene encoding protein tramtrack, beta isoform-like isoform X5 yields the protein MALNLSCDRTKLADRGFFYKLPRPMSHQPPHYPFQRHPQFSQPIPAATAPSNMATQRFCLRWNNHQSNLLSVFDQLLHEQSFVDVTLAVDGQLLKAHKMVLSACSPYFQNLFINHPDRHPIVILKDVSYSDMKSLLDFMYRGEVSVDQDRLTHFLRVAESLRIKGLTEVNEEKCDNIANSLSQQQNHRDSVPNLQRIQQNKRLASQNAAPSMAGAFNMLGSYLMQPKRKRGRPRRLSGTSNPDESEQQQQQQQQQQQQRDSLVRGSPEMLEVKMGMDNFAGNQSDGSTSKEEEEPGSTESKVKEEGESESENGGAGTSRVPGDGGGERRSSEEGNMQIDINQHQNNNVQCINFNSSFRLEYSVPHVSSTSKSADAQDITLEGLLDKTDDFFVVLDDPNYGPNNVNYSKKISDPDKSARDFCIREKDNLYRCKVCDRVYTHISNFCRHYVTSHKMHVKMYTCPVCQKEFTRKDNMVAHLKIIHKQNIC from the exons ggTTCTTCTATAAACTCCCTCGCCCTATGTCACACCAACCGCCGCACTACCCCTTCCAACGGCACCCGCAGTTCTCCCAGCCAATCCCAGCAGCCACGGCGCCATCCAATATGGCGACCCAACGTTTCTGCCTCAGATGGAACAATCATCAGAGCAATTTACTGTCGGTATTCGATCAATTGTTGCACGAACAGAGTTTCGTAGATGTCACGCTGGCCGTCGACGGGCAACTGTTAAAAGCTCACAAAATGGTGTTGAGCGCTTGCAGCCCTTATTTCCAGAATCTCTTCATCAACCATCCGGATCGACATCCCATCGTGATTTTGAAGGATGTATCGTATAGCGATATGAAGAGTTTATTGGATTTTATGTATAGGGGTGAAGTTAGCGTTGATCAGGATCGGTTGACGCATTTTTTGCGGGTCGCTGAGAGTTTGAGGATTAAAGGTTTGACTGAG GTAAATGAAGAGAAATGCGATAACATAGCAAACTCCTTAAGCCAACAACAAAACCACCGGGATTCCGTACCAAATTTACAGAGGATCCAACAGAACAAAAGATTGGCCTCACAGAACGCTGCGCCCTCAATGGCGGGCGCGTTCAACATGCTGGGGAGCTACCTGATGCAACCGAAGAGAAAGAGAG GTCGTCCGAGACGTCTTTCGGGTACGTCGAACCCGGACGAGTCggagcagcagcagcagcaacaacagcagcagcagcagcagcgtGACTCCTTGGTCCGAGGTAGTCCGGAAATGCTCGAAGTGAAGATGGGTATGGACAACTTCGCGGGTAATCAATCAGATGGCAGTACCAGCAAAGAGGAAGAAGAACCCGGATCCACGGAGAGTAAGGTTAAAGAGGAGGGTGAGAGCGAGAGCGAAAACGGTGGTGCGGGCACGTCGAGGGTACCGGGGGACGGTGGAGGAGAGCGGAGGAGTTCGGAGGAGGGCAATATGCAAATTG atatcaACCAACATCAAAACAACAACGTGCAATGTATAAACTTCAACTCATCTTTCCGGCTCGAATATAGCGTGCCGCACGTCAGTTCCACCTCGAAATCGGCTGACGCACAGGACATCACGCTTGAAGGGTTGCTGGATAAAACCGATGATTTTTTCGTTGTTTTGGACGATCCTAATTACGGACCAAATAATGTAAactactcaaaaaaaatatccgaTCCGGATAAGTCTGCTCGGGACTTTTGTATAAGAGAGAAAGATAATTTGTATCGTTGTAAGGTGTGCGATAGAGTCTATACGCATATAAGTAACTTTTGTCGACATTATGTCACGTCACATAAGATGCACGTGAAAATGTATACGTGCCCGGTATGCCAAAAGGAGTTCACTAGGAAGGATAATATGGTGGcccatttaaaaattatacataagcaaaatatttgttGA
- the LOC126740811 gene encoding protein tramtrack, alpha isoform-like isoform X2, translating to MALNLSCDRTKLADRGFFYKLPRPMSHQPPHYPFQRHPQFSQPIPAATAPSNMATQRFCLRWNNHQSNLLSVFDQLLHEQSFVDVTLAVDGQLLKAHKMVLSACSPYFQNLFINHPDRHPIVILKDVSYSDMKSLLDFMYRGEVSVDQDRLTHFLRVAESLRIKGLTEVNEEKCDNIANSLSQQQNHRDSVPNLQRIQQNKRLASQNAAPSMAGAFNMLGSYLMQPKRKRGRPRRLSGTSNPDESEQQQQQQQQQQQQRDSLVRGSPEMLEVKMGMDNFAGNQSDGSTSKEEEEPGSTESKVKEEGESESENGGAGTSRVPGDGGGERRSSEEGNMQIDISTMTHSQLLTPKVEVTEDELTSATPTPESSRIGTPESVLHNNNNSLTTPSTSSEALGAPSAPKNSKQRRVRRRVSSMGNDPAEQLTEMSVRGLNLFRYASINEGIYQCTECAKMDITKTFKNKYSFQRHAFLYHEGQQRKVFPCPVCAKEFSRPDKMKNHMKTVHDCFMPKDVVNDVIFPSPPMGFFPTM from the exons ggTTCTTCTATAAACTCCCTCGCCCTATGTCACACCAACCGCCGCACTACCCCTTCCAACGGCACCCGCAGTTCTCCCAGCCAATCCCAGCAGCCACGGCGCCATCCAATATGGCGACCCAACGTTTCTGCCTCAGATGGAACAATCATCAGAGCAATTTACTGTCGGTATTCGATCAATTGTTGCACGAACAGAGTTTCGTAGATGTCACGCTGGCCGTCGACGGGCAACTGTTAAAAGCTCACAAAATGGTGTTGAGCGCTTGCAGCCCTTATTTCCAGAATCTCTTCATCAACCATCCGGATCGACATCCCATCGTGATTTTGAAGGATGTATCGTATAGCGATATGAAGAGTTTATTGGATTTTATGTATAGGGGTGAAGTTAGCGTTGATCAGGATCGGTTGACGCATTTTTTGCGGGTCGCTGAGAGTTTGAGGATTAAAGGTTTGACTGAG GTAAATGAAGAGAAATGCGATAACATAGCAAACTCCTTAAGCCAACAACAAAACCACCGGGATTCCGTACCAAATTTACAGAGGATCCAACAGAACAAAAGATTGGCCTCACAGAACGCTGCGCCCTCAATGGCGGGCGCGTTCAACATGCTGGGGAGCTACCTGATGCAACCGAAGAGAAAGAGAG GTCGTCCGAGACGTCTTTCGGGTACGTCGAACCCGGACGAGTCggagcagcagcagcagcaacaacagcagcagcagcagcagcgtGACTCCTTGGTCCGAGGTAGTCCGGAAATGCTCGAAGTGAAGATGGGTATGGACAACTTCGCGGGTAATCAATCAGATGGCAGTACCAGCAAAGAGGAAGAAGAACCCGGATCCACGGAGAGTAAGGTTAAAGAGGAGGGTGAGAGCGAGAGCGAAAACGGTGGTGCGGGCACGTCGAGGGTACCGGGGGACGGTGGAGGAGAGCGGAGGAGTTCGGAGGAGGGCAATATGCAAATTG ATATTTCAACAATGACGCACTCACAACTCCTCACCCCAAAAGTGGAGGTGACCGAGGACGAACTCACCAGCGCCACCCCCACTCCAGAATCTAGCCGGATCGGTACTCCCGAATCCGTACTACATAACAACAACAACTCCCTCACCACACCGTCGACGTCATCAGAGGCGCTCGGCGCGCCCTCTGCCCCCAAAAACTCGAAACAACGCCGAGTGAGGAGGCGAGTCTCCTCGATGGGCAACGATCCGGCCGAGCAGCTGACCGAAATGTCCGTGAGGGGGCTGAATTTGTTTCGTTACGCGTCGATAAACGAGGGAATCTACCAGTGTACCGAGTGTGCCAAAATGGACATCACGAAAACGTTTAAGAATAAATACAGTTTTCAACGGCACGCGTTCTTGTACCACGAGGGGCAACAACGGAAGGTGTTTCCGTGTCCGGTGTGCGCCAAAGAGTTCTCGCGCCCCGACAAGATGAAGAACCACATGAAAACGGTCCATGATTGTTTTATGCCCAAGGATGTCGTGAACGATGTTATTTTTCCGAGTCCGCCCATGGGGTTTTTCCCTACAATGTAA
- the LOC126740811 gene encoding protein tramtrack, alpha isoform-like isoform X1, with amino-acid sequence MALNLSCDRTKLADRGFFYKLPRPMSHQPPHYPFQRHPQFSQPIPAATAPSNMATQRFCLRWNNHQSNLLSVFDQLLHEQSFVDVTLAVDGQLLKAHKMVLSACSPYFQNLFINHPDRHPIVILKDVSYSDMKSLLDFMYRGEVSVDQDRLTHFLRVAESLRIKGLTEVNEEKCDNIANSLSQQQNHRDSVPNLQRIQQNKRLASQNAAPSMAGAFNMLGSYLMQPKRKRGSRPRRLSGTSNPDESEQQQQQQQQQQQQRDSLVRGSPEMLEVKMGMDNFAGNQSDGSTSKEEEEPGSTESKVKEEGESESENGGAGTSRVPGDGGGERRSSEEGNMQIDISTMTHSQLLTPKVEVTEDELTSATPTPESSRIGTPESVLHNNNNSLTTPSTSSEALGAPSAPKNSKQRRVRRRVSSMGNDPAEQLTEMSVRGLNLFRYASINEGIYQCTECAKMDITKTFKNKYSFQRHAFLYHEGQQRKVFPCPVCAKEFSRPDKMKNHMKTVHDCFMPKDVVNDVIFPSPPMGFFPTM; translated from the exons ggTTCTTCTATAAACTCCCTCGCCCTATGTCACACCAACCGCCGCACTACCCCTTCCAACGGCACCCGCAGTTCTCCCAGCCAATCCCAGCAGCCACGGCGCCATCCAATATGGCGACCCAACGTTTCTGCCTCAGATGGAACAATCATCAGAGCAATTTACTGTCGGTATTCGATCAATTGTTGCACGAACAGAGTTTCGTAGATGTCACGCTGGCCGTCGACGGGCAACTGTTAAAAGCTCACAAAATGGTGTTGAGCGCTTGCAGCCCTTATTTCCAGAATCTCTTCATCAACCATCCGGATCGACATCCCATCGTGATTTTGAAGGATGTATCGTATAGCGATATGAAGAGTTTATTGGATTTTATGTATAGGGGTGAAGTTAGCGTTGATCAGGATCGGTTGACGCATTTTTTGCGGGTCGCTGAGAGTTTGAGGATTAAAGGTTTGACTGAG GTAAATGAAGAGAAATGCGATAACATAGCAAACTCCTTAAGCCAACAACAAAACCACCGGGATTCCGTACCAAATTTACAGAGGATCCAACAGAACAAAAGATTGGCCTCACAGAACGCTGCGCCCTCAATGGCGGGCGCGTTCAACATGCTGGGGAGCTACCTGATGCAACCGAAGAGAAAGAGAGGTA GTCGTCCGAGACGTCTTTCGGGTACGTCGAACCCGGACGAGTCggagcagcagcagcagcaacaacagcagcagcagcagcagcgtGACTCCTTGGTCCGAGGTAGTCCGGAAATGCTCGAAGTGAAGATGGGTATGGACAACTTCGCGGGTAATCAATCAGATGGCAGTACCAGCAAAGAGGAAGAAGAACCCGGATCCACGGAGAGTAAGGTTAAAGAGGAGGGTGAGAGCGAGAGCGAAAACGGTGGTGCGGGCACGTCGAGGGTACCGGGGGACGGTGGAGGAGAGCGGAGGAGTTCGGAGGAGGGCAATATGCAAATTG ATATTTCAACAATGACGCACTCACAACTCCTCACCCCAAAAGTGGAGGTGACCGAGGACGAACTCACCAGCGCCACCCCCACTCCAGAATCTAGCCGGATCGGTACTCCCGAATCCGTACTACATAACAACAACAACTCCCTCACCACACCGTCGACGTCATCAGAGGCGCTCGGCGCGCCCTCTGCCCCCAAAAACTCGAAACAACGCCGAGTGAGGAGGCGAGTCTCCTCGATGGGCAACGATCCGGCCGAGCAGCTGACCGAAATGTCCGTGAGGGGGCTGAATTTGTTTCGTTACGCGTCGATAAACGAGGGAATCTACCAGTGTACCGAGTGTGCCAAAATGGACATCACGAAAACGTTTAAGAATAAATACAGTTTTCAACGGCACGCGTTCTTGTACCACGAGGGGCAACAACGGAAGGTGTTTCCGTGTCCGGTGTGCGCCAAAGAGTTCTCGCGCCCCGACAAGATGAAGAACCACATGAAAACGGTCCATGATTGTTTTATGCCCAAGGATGTCGTGAACGATGTTATTTTTCCGAGTCCGCCCATGGGGTTTTTCCCTACAATGTAA
- the LOC126740811 gene encoding protein tramtrack, alpha isoform-like isoform X3: MSHQPPHYPFQRHPQFSQPIPAATAPSNMATQRFCLRWNNHQSNLLSVFDQLLHEQSFVDVTLAVDGQLLKAHKMVLSACSPYFQNLFINHPDRHPIVILKDVSYSDMKSLLDFMYRGEVSVDQDRLTHFLRVAESLRIKGLTEVNEEKCDNIANSLSQQQNHRDSVPNLQRIQQNKRLASQNAAPSMAGAFNMLGSYLMQPKRKRGSRPRRLSGTSNPDESEQQQQQQQQQQQQRDSLVRGSPEMLEVKMGMDNFAGNQSDGSTSKEEEEPGSTESKVKEEGESESENGGAGTSRVPGDGGGERRSSEEGNMQIDISTMTHSQLLTPKVEVTEDELTSATPTPESSRIGTPESVLHNNNNSLTTPSTSSEALGAPSAPKNSKQRRVRRRVSSMGNDPAEQLTEMSVRGLNLFRYASINEGIYQCTECAKMDITKTFKNKYSFQRHAFLYHEGQQRKVFPCPVCAKEFSRPDKMKNHMKTVHDCFMPKDVVNDVIFPSPPMGFFPTM, translated from the exons ATGTCACACCAACCGCCGCACTACCCCTTCCAACGGCACCCGCAGTTCTCCCAGCCAATCCCAGCAGCCACGGCGCCATCCAATATGGCGACCCAACGTTTCTGCCTCAGATGGAACAATCATCAGAGCAATTTACTGTCGGTATTCGATCAATTGTTGCACGAACAGAGTTTCGTAGATGTCACGCTGGCCGTCGACGGGCAACTGTTAAAAGCTCACAAAATGGTGTTGAGCGCTTGCAGCCCTTATTTCCAGAATCTCTTCATCAACCATCCGGATCGACATCCCATCGTGATTTTGAAGGATGTATCGTATAGCGATATGAAGAGTTTATTGGATTTTATGTATAGGGGTGAAGTTAGCGTTGATCAGGATCGGTTGACGCATTTTTTGCGGGTCGCTGAGAGTTTGAGGATTAAAGGTTTGACTGAG GTAAATGAAGAGAAATGCGATAACATAGCAAACTCCTTAAGCCAACAACAAAACCACCGGGATTCCGTACCAAATTTACAGAGGATCCAACAGAACAAAAGATTGGCCTCACAGAACGCTGCGCCCTCAATGGCGGGCGCGTTCAACATGCTGGGGAGCTACCTGATGCAACCGAAGAGAAAGAGAGGTA GTCGTCCGAGACGTCTTTCGGGTACGTCGAACCCGGACGAGTCggagcagcagcagcagcaacaacagcagcagcagcagcagcgtGACTCCTTGGTCCGAGGTAGTCCGGAAATGCTCGAAGTGAAGATGGGTATGGACAACTTCGCGGGTAATCAATCAGATGGCAGTACCAGCAAAGAGGAAGAAGAACCCGGATCCACGGAGAGTAAGGTTAAAGAGGAGGGTGAGAGCGAGAGCGAAAACGGTGGTGCGGGCACGTCGAGGGTACCGGGGGACGGTGGAGGAGAGCGGAGGAGTTCGGAGGAGGGCAATATGCAAATTG ATATTTCAACAATGACGCACTCACAACTCCTCACCCCAAAAGTGGAGGTGACCGAGGACGAACTCACCAGCGCCACCCCCACTCCAGAATCTAGCCGGATCGGTACTCCCGAATCCGTACTACATAACAACAACAACTCCCTCACCACACCGTCGACGTCATCAGAGGCGCTCGGCGCGCCCTCTGCCCCCAAAAACTCGAAACAACGCCGAGTGAGGAGGCGAGTCTCCTCGATGGGCAACGATCCGGCCGAGCAGCTGACCGAAATGTCCGTGAGGGGGCTGAATTTGTTTCGTTACGCGTCGATAAACGAGGGAATCTACCAGTGTACCGAGTGTGCCAAAATGGACATCACGAAAACGTTTAAGAATAAATACAGTTTTCAACGGCACGCGTTCTTGTACCACGAGGGGCAACAACGGAAGGTGTTTCCGTGTCCGGTGTGCGCCAAAGAGTTCTCGCGCCCCGACAAGATGAAGAACCACATGAAAACGGTCCATGATTGTTTTATGCCCAAGGATGTCGTGAACGATGTTATTTTTCCGAGTCCGCCCATGGGGTTTTTCCCTACAATGTAA